The following coding sequences lie in one Liolophura sinensis isolate JHLJ2023 chromosome 4, CUHK_Ljap_v2, whole genome shotgun sequence genomic window:
- the LOC135464476 gene encoding cell surface glycoprotein 1-like has product MQPEYSATTRKPEDKVTLRQPEDRVTPRQPEYRVSPRQPEDRVTPRQPEDRVTPRQPEDRVTPRPSEDRFTPRQPEDRVPPREPEDKVTLRQPEDRVTPRQPEDMFSPRQPEDSVTPGQPEDRFTPREPEDWVTPKQPVDRFTPRQPKDKFTPTQPEDRVTQRQPEDRVTPRQPVDRFTLTQTDDRVTERQPEERVTPRQPEDRGKPKQPEDTVTPRQPEDKVTLRQPEDRVTTKKPDGTITPRQPKDRLTLTQLEDRVTQRKPEDRVTPMQPEDRFTPRQPKDRVTTREPEDWVTTRQPEDRLPPKQPEDKVTPREPEYRVTPRQPEDRITPRQPEDRDTPRHPEDRITPRQPEDRITPRQPIDRDTPRQPEDRVTPREPEDRVTPKELEERVTPRQPEDRVTPSDIEDKPPMLLSAERDLIFMLDSSSYGFRVRIPQAD; this is encoded by the coding sequence aTGCAACCTGAATACAGTGCTACAACAAGAAAACCAGAAGACAAAGTTACgctaagacaacctgaagacagagtaacaccaaggcaacctgagtACAGAGtttcaccaaggcaacctgaagacagagttacaccaaggcaacctgaagacagagtcaCACCacggcaacctgaagacagagttacccCAAGACCAAGTGAGGACAGatttacaccaaggcaacctgaagacagggttccACCAAGAGAACCTGAAGACAAAGTTACGTTacggcaacctgaagacagagttacaccaaggcagCCTGAAGACATGTtttcaccaaggcaacctgaggaCAGCGTTACACCagggcaacctgaagacaggtttacaccaagagaacctgaaGACTGGGTAACACCAAAGCAACCTGTAGACAGgtttacaccaaggcaacccaAAGACAAGTTTACACCAacgcaacctgaagacagggttacacaAAGACAGCCTGAggacagggttacaccaaggcaacctgtaGACAGGTTTACACTAACGCAAACTGATGATAGGGTTACAGAAAGGCAACCTGAAGAaagggttacaccaaggcaacctgaagacagaggtaAACCAAAACAACCTGAAGACACagttacaccaagacaacctgaagacaaaGTGACActaaggcaacctgaagacagggttaccACAAAGAAACCTGACGGCACaattacaccaaggcaacctaaAGACAGGCTTACACTAACCCAACTAGAAGACAGGGTTACACAAAGaaaacctgaagacagggttacacccatgcaacctgaagacaggtttacaccaaggcaacctaaAGATAGGGTTACTACAAGAGAACCCGAAGATTGGGTTAcaacaagacaacctgaagacaggctTCCTCCAAAGCAACCTGAAGACAAGGTTacaccaagagaacctgaatacagggttacaccaaggcaacctgaagacagaattacaccaagacaacctgaagacagagatACACCAAGGCATCCTGAAGACAGaattacaccaaggcaacctgaggaCAGAattacaccaagacaacctaTTGACAGAgatacaccaaggcaacctgaagacagggttacaccaagagaacctgaagacagggttacgCCAAAAGAACTTGAAGAGagggttacaccaaggcaacctgaagacagggttactcCAAGTGACATTGAAGACAAGCCACCAATGTTGCTCTCTGCTGAGcgtgatttaatatttatgttggaCTCATCCAGCTATGGTTTCCGAGTTAGAATTCCGCAAGCAGATTGA
- the LOC135464477 gene encoding titin-like, with protein sequence MLLSAERDLIFMLDSSSYVSELEFRKQIDFVTDFLRNADINGGKVRVGVLRFNNKVTMPVQLNTYVSKVDLLNAIENIKYEPGDSNIAGGLRAVKRNMFTRPNGDRPDVANSAILVSAGQSKLLQKWVRPASKSAKRSGISIYGVGVGLGGIKELNSVVSSPVNRYRFVAPSFNKLDVIKDDLSFAVFGEVITTTERSTATTSFLTKPQKKIISTWQPEDRVTPRQPEDRVTTRKPKDKVGDKVTLRQPEDRVTPRQPEYRVSPRQPEDRVTPRQPEDRVTPRQPEDRVTPRPSEDRVTPRQPEDRVPPREPEDKVTLRQPEDRFTPRQPEDIFSPRQPEDRVTPGQPEDRFTPREPEDRVTPRQPEDRVLPRQPDVRVTPRQPEDRVTQRQPEDTVTPRQALDRGTTRQPEDRFTPRQPEDRVTLRQPEDRVTPMQPEYSVTTRKPEDKVTLRQPEDRVTPRQPEYRVSPRQPEDRVTPRQPEDRVTPRQPEDRVTPRPSEDRFTPRQPEDRVPPREPEDKVTLRQPEDRVTPRQPEDMFSPRQPEDSVKPGQPEDRFTPREPEDWVTPKQPEDRVTPRQPDVRVTPRQPEDRVTPRQSEDRVTERQPVDRVAPRQPEDRITPRKPEDRVTLRQPEDKVTPRQPKDRVTLRQPVDRFTPRQPKDKFTPTQPEDRVSQRQPEDRVTPRQPVDRFTLTQTDDRVTERQPEERVTPRQPEDRGKPKQPEDTVTPSQPEDKVTLRQPEDRVTTKKPDGTITPRQPKDRLTLTQLEDRVTQRKPEDRVTPMQPEDRFTPRQPKDRVTTREPEDWVTTRQPEDRLPPKQPEDKVTPREPEYRVTPRQPEDRITPRQPEDRDTPRHPEDRITPRQPEDRITPRQPIDRDTPRQPEDRVTPREPEDRVTPKELEERVTPRQPEDRVTPSDIEDKPPMLLSAERDLIFMLDSSSYVSELEFRKQIDFVTDFLRNADINGGKVRVGVLRFNNKVTMPVQLNTYVSKVDLLNAIENIKYEPGDSNIAGGLRAVKRNMFTRPNGDRPDVANSAILVSAGQSKLLQKWVRPASKSAKRSGISIYGVGVGLGGIKELNSVVSSPVNRYRFVAPSFNKLDVIKDDLSFAVFGEVITTTERSTATTSFSTKHQKKIISTWQPEDRVTPRQTEDRITPRQPEDRVTPRKPEDRVTPRQPEDRVTTRKPEDKVGDKVTLRQPEDRVTPRQPEYRVSPRLPEDRVTPRQPEDRVTPRQHEDRVTPRPSEDRVTPRQPEDRVPPREPEDRVTLRQPEDRVTPRQPEDIFSPRQPDDKVTPGQPEDRFTPREPEDRVTPRQPEDRVFTKTT encoded by the exons ATGTTGCTCTCTGCTGAGcgtgatttaatatttatgttggaCTCATCCAGCTATGTTTCCGAGTTAGAATTCCGCAAGCAGATTGATTTTGTGACAGATTTTCTAAGAAACGCAGACATTAACGGTGGCAAAGTGAGGGTCGGCGTGCTGAGGTTTAATAACAAGGTAACAATGCCCGTCCAGCTTAACACATACGTGTCAAAGGTTGATCTACTCAATGCCATTGAGAATATCAAATATGAACCAGGAGATTCAAATATTGCAGGAGGCTTGAGGGCGGTCAAGCGAAATATGTTTACCAGACCAAATGGAGATCGTCCAGATGTTGCCAACTCTGCCATTCTTGTTAGTGCTGGACAGTCCAAACTCTTACAGAAATGGGTTAGACCGGCTTCCAAATCTGCTAAGCGATCAGGAATTTCCATTTACGGTGTTGGTGTTGGCCTTGGCGGAATCAAAGAGTTGAACTCAGTCGTGAGCAGCCCTGTAAACAGATACAGATTCGTGGCACCTAGTTTCAACAAACTTGATGTAATCAAAGATGATCTGTCATTTGCAGTGTTTGGGG aagtAATAACAACAACTGAAAGATCAACCGCTACAACATCATTTTTAACCAAACctcaaaagaaaattatatccacttggcaacctgaagacagagttacaccaag gcaacctgaagacagggttacaaCAAGAAAACCAAAAGACAAAGTTGGAGACAAAGTTACgctaagacaacctgaagacagagtaacaccaaggcaacctgagtACAGAGtttcaccaaggcaacctgaagacagagttacaccaaggcaacctgaagacagagtcaCACCacggcaacctgaagacagggttaccCCAAGACCAAGTGAggacagagttacaccaaggcaacctgaagacagggttccACCAAGAGAACCTGAAGACAAAGTTACGctaaggcaacctgaagacagattTACACCAAGGCAGCCTGAAGACATATtttcaccaaggcaacctgaggacagggttacaccagggcaacctgaagacaggtttacaccaagagaacctgaagacagggttacaccaaggcaacctgaggaCAGGGTTTTACCAAGACAACCTGATGTcagggttacaccaagacaacctgaagataGAGTTACAcaaagacaacctgaagacacGGTCACTCCAAGGCAAGCTTTAGACAGAGGTACcacaaggcaacctgaagacaggtttACACCAAGACAGCCTGAGGACAGAGTTACactaagacaacctgaagacagagttacaccaaTGCAACCTGAATACAGTGTTACAACAAGAAAACCAGAAGACAAAGTTACgctaagacaacctgaagacagagtaacaccaaggcaacctgagtACAGAGtttcaccaaggcaacctgaagacagagttacaccaaggcaacctgaagacagagtcaCACCacggcaacctgaagacagagttacccCAAGACCAAGTGAGGACAGatttacaccaaggcaacctgaagacagggttccACCAAGAGAACCTGAAGACAAAGTTACGTTacggcaacctgaagacagagttacaccaaggcagCCTGAAGACATGTtttcaccaaggcaacctgaggaCAGCGTTAAACCagggcaacctgaagacaggtttacaccaagagaacctgaaGACTGGGTAACACCAAAGCAACCTGAggacagggttacaccaagacaacctgatgtcagggttacaccaagacaacctgaagacagagttacgCCAAGGCAatctgaagacagggttacagAAAGACAACCCGTAGACAGAGTTGccccaaggcaacctgaagacaggatTACACCAAGAAAGCCTGAGGACAGAGTTACactaagacaacctgaagacaaagttacaccaaggcaacctaaAGACAGAGTTACACTAAGGCAACCTGTAGACAGgtttacaccaaggcaacccaAAGACAAGTTTACACCAacgcaacctgaagacagggtttcACAAAGACAGCCTGAggacagggttacaccaaggcaacctgtaGACAGGTTTACACTAACGCAAACTGATGATAGGGTTACAGAAAGGCAACCTGAAGAaagggttacaccaaggcaacctgaagacagaggtaAACCAAAACAACCTGAAGACACAGTTACACCAAGTCAACCTGAAGACAAGGTGACActaaggcaacctgaagacagggttaccACAAAGAAACCTGACGGCACaattacaccaaggcaacctaaAGACAGGCTTACACTAACCCAACTAGAAGACAGGGTTACACAAAGgaaacctgaagacagggttacacccatgcaacctgaagacaggtttacaccaaggcaacctaaAGATAGGGTTACTACAAGAGAACCCGAAGATTGGGTTAcaacaagacaacctgaagacaggctTCCTCCAAAGCAACCTGAAGACAAGGTTacaccaagagaacctgaatacagggttacaccaaggcaacctgaagacagaattacaccaagacaacctgaagacagagatACACCAAGGCATCCTGAAGACAGaattacaccaaggcaacctgaggaCAGAattacaccaagacaacctaTTGACAGAgatacaccaaggcaacctgaagacagggttacaccaagagaacctgaagacagggttacgCCAAAAGAACTTGAAGAGagggttacaccaaggcaacctgaagacagggttactcCAAGTGACATTGAAGACAAGCCACCAATGTTGCTCTCTGCTGAGcgtgatttaatatttatgttggaCTCATCCAGCTATGTTTCCGAGTTAGAATTCCGCAAGCAGATTGATTTTGTGACAGATTTTCTAAGAAACGCAGACATTAACGGTGGCAAAGTGAGGGTCGGCGTGCTGAGGTTTAATAACAAGGTAACAATGCCCGTCCAGCTTAACACATACGTGTCAAAGGTTGATCTACTCAATGCCATTGAGAATATCAAATATGAACCAGGAGATTCAAATATTGCAGGAGGCTTGAGGGCGGTCAAGCGAAATATGTTTACCAGACCAAATGGAGATCGTCCAGATGTTGCCAACTCTGCCATTCTTGTTAGTGCTGGACAGTCCAAACTCTTACAGAAATGGGTTAGACCGGCTTCCAAATCTGCTAAGCGATCAGGAATTTCCATTTACGGTGTTGGTGTTGGCCTTGGCGGAATCAAAGAGTTGAACTCAGTCGTGAGCAGCCCTGTAAACAGATACAGATTCGTGGCACCTAGTTTCAACAAACTTGATGTAATCAAAGATGATCTGTCATTTGCAGTGTTTGGGG aagtAATAACAACAACTGAAAGATCAACCGCTACAACATCATTTTCAACCAAAcatcaaaagaaaattatatccacttggcaacctgaagacagagttacaccaaggcaaaCTGAAGACAGgattacaccaaggcaacctgaagacagagttacaccaaggaaacctgaagacagagttacaccaaggcaacctgaagacagggttacaaCAAGAAAACCAGAAGACAAAGTTGGAGACAAAGTTACgctaagacaacctgaagacagagtaacaccaaggcaacctgagtACAGAGTTTCACCAAGGctacctgaagacagagttacaccaaggcaacctgaagacagagtcaCACCACGGCAACATGAAGACAGAGTTACCCCAAGACCAAGTGAggacagagttacaccaaggcaacctgaagacagggttccaccaagagaacctgaagacagagttacgctaaggcaacctgaagacagagttacaccaaggcagcctgaagacatattttcaccaaggcaacctgacgACAAAGTTACACCagggcaacctgaagacaggtttacaccaagagaacctgaagacagggttacaccaaggcaacctgaggaCAGGGTTTTTACCAAGACAACCTGA